The region CTAAGTTTACTGGAAAGAAAACAATAATGAAAGTAGTGTTCTTTCAGGTGGCGCAACTTACATAATACTCATGAGAATAAAACCGCCTACTCCTGCCAGAAGTGCATAACCGATAGCTGGTATCAATGTTTTCCGAATGATATCGCCTTCTTTACCTGTCAACCCAACGACTGTCGAAGCCGCCACAACATTATGGACACAAATCATATTTCCAGCCGCTGCTCCAATCACCTGCAATGCGAGGATGATCTGTGGATTCATTCCTACCTGGCTTGCGACACTGTATTGAATTGGTGAAAAGGTCAGTGTCGAAACCGTTGCACTTCCCGTTATAAATGCTCCCAATTCTCCCAAAAATGGCGCTACAAACACCCAGCCGGGTCCAAATGTCGCCGCCAGTGCCTCGGCGATATACTGCGGCATACTGACGAGATCATTTGCATTGATTCCTGAATTGGTAAACACCTGTACCAACGCCAAGGTGGAAAATAACGCAAGACCCGCAGTTTGAATCGATTTAAACGACTCATTGGATGCTTTGGCAAAATTTGAAAAAGATTTCCGCTGAATGATCACAGCAAACACTGCCGCCAGGACCAAAACTGTACCTGGTGAATACAATACTTCCCACCCGGATGTAATCCCTTCAAATCCGAGTATATTTTTCCAGGTAAGATCCACGTATGTTAACGTAAATTCTTTGATCGGATCTATTATTCTGGTAATCAGCAGCAGACCAACCACAACGAGATACGGAGACCACGCCTTGATCAGACTCATTTCCGATTTCTCCGTTTTAACTTCAAAATCATCCTGCAATGCATCTTTCCATGTCGTTTTTGGCATCAGAAATCCTTTTCTGGCAGTGAATGTCGCCACCAACAGCCCGGTTAAGGATGCTAAAATTGCGACAAATTCCTGACCAAACAGTACCGCGTATAACAATGCCGACCCTGTATACACCGCTCCAATAAGCAGAGCCCAAGGTGCCAGTTCAAACACATTTCCCATGCTTTTCTTCTTACCAAAAAATAGTGTTATAACAATCACCAACGCCAGTGGTACAAAGGTTCCGGCAAATAAGTCAATTAACGTTACCTTCACACCAATTTCATTGAAAAATTCCAAATTGGCACCCGGAATGTTACTCAGTCCAATTTGAATCGGTGTACCTACCGCACCAAATGAAACAGATGAACTATCCGCAATTAACGCCAACGCAGCAGCGGCCATCGGATTGAAACCAAGTGCTACCATCAATGGACCAGTCACTGCTGCAGGGGTACCAAATCCAGCCGCACCCTCAATCAATGCACCAAACAGAAACGCCACAATAATGACCTGGACCCGCATATCACTTGAGATATTGCGAAACCCTTCATTGATCCGGTCAACCGCACCCGTATGACGCAGTGTGTTAAGCAGCACAATCGCACCGAACAAGATTAATAGAATCGTTAATGCCTTATGTATACCCTGCAAAATAGAAGCGGTTACAATTGCTCCGCCCATTCCCCATACAAGTAAAGCTAACATGATAACAATAATTGCACTGAAAAACATGCCTTTAACTGCCGGCTGTCTGAAAATAACCAGAAAGACAAATGGGGCAATTATTGCACTTAACGCCACAAGTAATAACAATGTTTAACACCCTCCTGAAACTCGGTAATCGCTTTCATAGTGATTCTAAAAAGTAGGATTAGTATTCACCAACTCTCCATGGCGGAGAAATCGATGTACGTATGCAGATAGATTTATATCTGTCAAAAATTCAGCAGCCAGTCATCTAGTCATCTGATGACTGGATGATATGAATACATTACAATGATTCAAAAAATTTGTCAATCCTATGTCGAAAAAAGTTCAAGAAAGAGATAGGAGGGCAATGGATCTTGTTAATGTGCTTATGGTTTACTTTACAGCAGTATTGGTATAAGGCTTAATAAGGCAAAAAATCTATTGCAACTAGTCATCAACCAGTTGCAATAGATTTTTAGTATTTAACACAAGCAATTTATATTTTGCTTTCATTTAAATCAGGCTGTTTTGATTAGAAAACTTCACTTATCGCATTCAACAGCAAAAACATTCGTTGCACTTATGCAGTAAAAAGGTTTTTATACCTGCTTCCCTATTTAAAACACATATTATTGCAGCCCAGCATTCTTTATAGCCATCTTCTGTTTTTTTCCTTTTTCTGTTATATAATTGTTTTTATACCAGGCAACAAGCGACGATATGACCGTAAACACGGCGGAGACTATTTGCTCCAATTCCTCTCCATTGAACGGCAGCGGTGACTTGCCAAAAATGACAAGAATCTGATTAAATAGTGCAAGCGCAAGTACGATCGTACGAATAACAGTACCTTTATCCAATGTAATCATCTCCTTTTTATTGAATACAACATTATATTTAAAGTCCTTCCATACCGATACATTCCTGAAAATCACAGCAGTCCTTTTGTCTGCTCATCTTTCAGCATGTTAAAAAATTCCCAAAAACCATAAACCTTATCCGCATCATATGTGTGGATGATTTCCATTGTTTTAATGGATAACTCCTGGTATAAATCAGCTTGATTCTGTAGCGTTGTTTGACTTAGTGAGCGTTTAATTTTTGGTTCAAATCTTTCCAGCACGTCTTCTACCGCGTCCACATTGCCATGTTTTGCCTGTTCTGCTAAATCAATCAGTTTAATCATGGTAATCTCTCCTCAGTTCATGAATGGTTTCGGTTAATTCCTGATGTGATTCCTCCAGTTGCTGCACCCTGGCTTCAAAGCGAAACAAGAGAATTAGGGTAATAAGTACAGGAAACCCAAAATTGGCCAGTATCTGCATCATACTTGAGAGATTAGCGATTTCACTCAATGGTTACTTTCCCTCCAATAATTGATTTTTCATTTTTTGCAATGCTTGTTTGCGTGCTTTTGAGATAGACTGCTGTGAAACCTGATCTCTTTTGGCGATCTCCGTATCGGTCATTTCAAACAAATATGCTGATTCTAAAATCGCCTTTTGTCGTGGTGTAAGAGAGTGAATTGCATGATAAAGTCCGGGGTTTTCAATTTTGTTCTCCAGGTGACTTTCTTTTTCAATTACTTCCTGATCAACCGGGATTGTTTGCGGATCTTTCATAAGGTCGACATTAGTGGTTACCGTACCTTCGTCATTTACTACGGGCTGATCCAAAATTAACAGCTGCTGCCTGTAATCGCGACTTCTCCTTTGATCATAACGAACAGCACATCGCTTCAGATTATTCGAGAGCATACCTATTAACCTGATTTCCGCGTAGTGTCTCTGAAATGCATGATCCACCGCCTCTTTCGTTTTTGGATTCGGCAATCGGACGAATTGATCCAGCAGACGTTTGTGTTCATGGATGCTGATAAATGATTGCAATAACGAGTTGCTGAACAATGTTTCATTTTCCCGGATGAATTTATTTGCGTACTCGTACGGTTCCTGTTCCATCTTCGGGATACAATCCAGGTTCATTGCTATCACCCTCCCTGTAGAATAATAAAGGCATTTCCATAAAATGTTTAACAACCAATAAGAACGTTTGTTCTTTATTTTAAACGTGAAATATGTAAAATTCCATAAACCTTATGTAAGTTTTTGTAAAAATTCTTTAATAAAAATCCTTCAATCGAATGGTTGTTTTTCAGCCCATTTTCCTGCCTTTAAACAGTAAAAGGGAGGGATGCTGCGGACTTACAGATGTAACCGCGATACCGACATTCAACAAACTTATCTATTAATGAAAGGGGAATTTTATCCATGGAAAGCAAAAGCCAAAAAATTACTTCATTAATTAATGAGGGACTGAAACCAGCTGATGACGCATTAATCAGTACTGAAATTCCGGAATTCAAGAAAAATCCTTTTCAATTAGGCGTCGCATCCGGTGACCCTTTGCCTGATGGTGTCGTAATTTGGACAAGACTGGCACCTGAACCATTAGCTGAGGACGGATCCGGCGGCATGAAAAATATACGCGTGCCGGTTGAGTGGGAAGTTGCCGCAGACCAAAATTTTAATAAAATCATCCAGCACGGATTTGCAGCAGCGCTTCCGGATTTGGGACATTCGGTACATGTTGAATTGGAGGGGCTCGCGCCATGGCGCTACTATTACTATCGTTTTAAAGTAGGAGATATGGTAAGTTCAATTGGCAGAACCAAAACAGCTCCGGCAGACGGGACACCCATTTCATCCCTGTCCTTTGCGACGGCATCGTGTCAGGCCTGGTATCATGGCTACTATACCGCATACAGACATATGGCTATGGAAAATTTGGATTTCGTGCTTTTCCATGGAGACTATATCTATGAATATCCGATTAATAGTTCCAATTTGGTCCGGGAAGTAAGACTTTCCAATGCCCATAACACAAAAATAGTCACACTGAACCAATATCGGCTCAGATATTCCCTGTTTAAATCCGATTCCGACCTTCAGGCTGCACATGCTGCTTTCCCGTGGATTGTGACATGGGATGATCATGAAGTGGAAAACAACTATGCAGATGAGGATACACAGTACAATGCCTCTCCACATCAGTTTATCGAACAGCGTGCAGAAGCATATCAGGCACACTATGAAAATATGCCGCTCCGGAGCATGTCAATACCAGAAGGACCTGATATGCGGATGTACCGGAAATTAACATATGGAAATCTGGCCGAATTTAATGTGCTGGATACACGTCAATACCGTGACGACTATGAAGGCTCCGCGATAGTAAGCGGAGAAGACGCCAAAGTCCGCCTTGACTCCGACCGGACCATATTAGGTGATAAACAGGAAAAATGGCTTCTTGGTAATTTGGAACAATCGGAAGCAACCTGGAATGTGCTTGCACAACAAGTTGTCATGGCACAAATCGACCGGAATCCCGGCGCCGGTAAAAAATTCAGTATGGATCAGTGGGACGGATTTGTTGCAGACAGAGAGCGTATTTTCCAGGCATTTAACGAATTCAACGTCCAAAATCCGGTTGTTCTAACAGGAGACATCCACCGCCATCTCGCGGCAAATCTTAAAAAGGACTTTACCAATCCAGCTTCCGAAACAATCGGAACGGAATTTGTCACAACATCCATTGCATCAGGTAAAGACGGCGAAGTACATGATGACTCAGCTGATAAATGGCTCTCGAATGATCATGTGAAATTATACAATGCACAACGCGGATATGTGCGTTGTCATGTAACACCGGACAAATGGGATACGGACTTCCTTGTGCTGCCGTATATTTCCACGCCCGGAGCTCCAATCGAAACCTATGCAAGCTTCACGGTGGAGAACGGAAAACCAGGTCTGCAAAAGCTGGAAAAAGAATTAGTCAGCAAATAATGGTTTTTCCCTTACTTATAGCCGGCATTATGATGTTCATAATGCCGGCTTTTTGTTTCATTTTTTTGATGATACTGCGGAGGTAAATTAGAAACCTAGGTGGGATGCTATACAGGAGCATAATCTGGAGCGGAACAGGTTGGCTTATCAATCTGTTCCGCTTATTGATTTTGAGCGGTATTGCGGGAATAGAATATGTTGCTCTCTCCAGATTTTGTGCTCCCTCCCGACTTTGTGCTGCTGTCTCCCGACTTTGTGTTCTCTCTCCCGACTTTGTGCCGCTCTCTCCTGACTTTGCGCTGCTCTCTCCCATTTGGACGGGTACCTCTCCCATTTCAGAGCATTCTCTCCCATTTGGAAGAGGCTCTCTCCCGTTTCGGCATACATTTCTTTTTACTTGGTATATAATGCGAGCGGCGATCGAAATCAAGCGAGTAAGGGGCAAAATCGAGTGAACAGTACTCCAAAACGAGCGGGAGACGGCTAATTCAAGCGAGAATGGGATGGAATCGAGCGAAGAGTACTTGAGGAGCACCCCAAAACGGTATGATTGACCAGAAATTTGAATTACTGCGGAGGATTTCGTAATTCCATGACAACTTGAGGGAATATTGGATCGTTATTCCGCGCGCTCTGCACTATTTTTAAGTCTTTTATCCAGTTGCCTTATGGTTCTCCAAATAGTGAAGCCGGCGTACCCCAGCAACAGAACACCAGGTATGATCATAAATAATATGCTTCCACTCGAGGATTGAACAAAATTGATGGCGTAACCTGCATATGGAATTGTAAACCCGGTATACAACCCTACAACATTCTCAGCTAAAACCGGGGCTGAATCCGGGGCATCATTATTATCCCCTTTGGTGGTGTATACCGCACCCTTGTCTGTTGATGAAACCTTAGTAATCCGGTGGGTAATTAATTTATTTTCTTCACCAACAAACGTGATCACATCACCTGGCTGAAAATTTGATTTTTCTCCTTCTTCCACAGATTTTACAGCAATGAGCGATCCTGTCTGAATACCAGGTTCCATGGACCCCGATAGGACAGATTTCAATTGATACCCAAATACCTCAGGCTGTCCCCCGGTAAGTTTGGTGGAAATAACCAATACAGCCACACTTATTAATAAAGTGATTAATACACCTGTAACTACGCGATTTGTCCACTTGAATACCATCGTTTTTTTCAACACGTTTCACCTTCTTGCAATAGATTATTGTCTTTATTTGATACGTTATCTGCCTTTGCATTTTCTTTTACTGGCTGAGTCTTATCAGATTCTTCCGGGCAGCCGCCTTCTCTAGCTTCATCGGTTTTTCCATTATCCCATGTTCCAATCGCCACTTCTCCGTTTACATCAAGGTGGTCACTAAAGGATGCAGCGGTATTTGCTGTTAAATAGCCGGCTGAAAATAGAAGGACATACAGGATCATTAAACTTTTAAAAATAATTAACCATAATTTGCTTTGAGGCTTACACTGGTGCTTCATATTTACCTCCTCTTGCATCTGCACCTTTTTTCATTCACCATCAGACGACAACAAGTTATACCTATTGGAATAAAGATGGATCAGGGGCACCGCGGTCCCCATAATCCATCTTTACAAAGCATTCGTATTACAGTTGCACTGCTTCAAATTCCCAATTCAGTTTTAACTGGTCTGTCTGAAAATGATTTTGATTTTCTCCATTGTCTTTAAATGTAATCCGGATCATAAATTGTTTTGCCGTGCTCCCGGCTGGAAATTCCTTGGCAATCTGTTGCGGATTACCGTTTAATTCCGCCAGCGTTTTTTCAAATATCAATTCCTGATTGGATAACAGCTCCACAACAAGGTACTCGCCCATGTTATCACCGTTATTTGGTTCCCCTTTATCAACGATTTCATAGGAAGTAGTTAACGTAATGTCTTTCATATCCATACTTCCTTCATTTGTAAGTTTAAATTGGGTCTCCTGTGTTTCCCCAGGTACGAACGCCTCAACTTGAAAAATAGCCTCTTTATTTAACCCAAGATTCAATGAACCAGTGGTAATCGTATTATTGGTGGAAGCAGTGTCAGAAAAGTAGGCGCTTGTTCCGCCGGTAATCAGGCATATGCCGAGCACCGCTGCGACGAAACTCGTGATGAGCTTGTTTTTTATATTCAATTCAGTCCCTCCTTGAAGCTGGCGGCTATGATGCAAGATTGCGGTTTCTTCAAGGCGTCGCTTATCTGGCTTCGAACGACCATTTGAGTTTCAGCTCATCACCTTGGAATTGATTTTGTTTTTCCCCGTTATCCACAAATTCGAATTGGACATACATCGTATCACTCGTTCCAGTCGGCAAACCACTTGGTTCATTTTCAAATCCCAGGACATTTTTTGCTACCGCATCCGGACTCATATTTTGTAATTCATACAGTGTTTTCGAATAAATGATGTCATTGTATCTGTTACCTTCCGACTTATCTGCGTTTTCAAGGAAATTGACGCGAATATGTTTACCAAAGTCATCTGTATTGTTCCCTTCTGCATCGATTACCTCATAACTTGTTTCTAATAAAACCTCAGATATGTCCAGTGAACCGTTATTTTCCAAATAAAATGTTCGGAGCTCGTAATCGCCCGGCCTTAAATTATCCATATTAACAATAACTTCAGGGTCTACAGCAAGATCGAGGGTACCTGCAGCAAACGTGTTATCCGTTTCGGCCGTATCACTGAAATAAGCAAAAGTGCCCCCGCTTACCAACGAAACTCCCAATACTGCGGATGCGAATCCTAGACCCAGTTTTTTCTTTATGCCCATTATAAAAATCCTCCTAATATTTATTTAACAATGTCGGAGTCTGGATAGTCTGTCTGGTAAATATTCATCATCAAACATAATCGCTTTTCAAAGCTAAAAGGGATTGCATTACAAAATAGGGATTCCATTCCGCTGAAAAGCCGCAGCCTCCAAATCAGACATTCCCTGCATTTCTGCAAAAACGGAAAGCTTGTCCCCAATTTTCGGTCCATAATTTTTTGGTGGTGCAACATGCCCCATCATCCGGCCGCGACCGCGATTTCGGCGTGCGAACGGCCCCCATATTGCAAAAGTCAGCCCGGGCGTTTGAATATTCACGAATAACGTTTTTCCATCTGGAGAGAACGTAGGACCTGCCATTTCTGAATTATTCAGCGCATTTTCTGCAAAAACATATGTATCTCCTTCTGGTGTCAGTCCAATAATGCGATCGGATGCTCCGCCATCTTCAACAATCCATAAGTCTCCCCATGGCGTAACCGTAATGTTATCCGGAGACTCCAGATCATTGGCTGCAGTTGATTCATAAAAAAGTTCCAATGTATTGGTGGAAGGTATGTAACGATAAATTCGTCCAAGGTTTTTACTGCCAGCGTCCGTATCTGAAAACCAAAATACACCCTCTACAAAATGGCAGCCTTCTAATCTGCTGAATTGGATACAGCCCTTCTGCCCGGCTTCCATACTCGGTTTTTCCGGGTCAACATCTTTCCAGACAATGCCATATTTCTTACTTGAATAATAATTGCTTGCTTCATTCTGTGACAATTCCTCAATCGCAGCAGCCTGTAATGTTCCACCTTTTTGCAGTGATCCGATCGTTTGACTGCGGTCTGTTGGCAAATAACGATACAAGTAGCTTGGATCAGCGTCTTCTGTCATATATACAATCCCCGTTGCAGGATCCACGTCCACTGCCTCATGTGAGAAAAGCCCCATTTCCCGGATCGGTGTTTTGGACAGTTTGTTTTCCGGATCAAGCGGATCCACTTCGAAAACATAGCCATGTCCTTCCACCAGCGTTTCTTCACAGGTGATCCATGTTCCCCACGGTGTTCCTCCGCCTGCACAGTTCCGAAACGTACCCGCAGATGTCACATATTCACGTTGCAATTTACGGTCGGGACCCACAACCAATGCGGTCGTTCCGCCAATATTATCCTTATGATACGGATTTTTCCCAAT is a window of Virgibacillus ihumii DNA encoding:
- a CDS encoding TasA family protein, giving the protein MGIKKKLGLGFASAVLGVSLVSGGTFAYFSDTAETDNTFAAGTLDLAVDPEVIVNMDNLRPGDYELRTFYLENNGSLDISEVLLETSYEVIDAEGNNTDDFGKHIRVNFLENADKSEGNRYNDIIYSKTLYELQNMSPDAVAKNVLGFENEPSGLPTGTSDTMYVQFEFVDNGEKQNQFQGDELKLKWSFEAR
- a CDS encoding alkaline phosphatase D family protein, which produces MESKSQKITSLINEGLKPADDALISTEIPEFKKNPFQLGVASGDPLPDGVVIWTRLAPEPLAEDGSGGMKNIRVPVEWEVAADQNFNKIIQHGFAAALPDLGHSVHVELEGLAPWRYYYYRFKVGDMVSSIGRTKTAPADGTPISSLSFATASCQAWYHGYYTAYRHMAMENLDFVLFHGDYIYEYPINSSNLVREVRLSNAHNTKIVTLNQYRLRYSLFKSDSDLQAAHAAFPWIVTWDDHEVENNYADEDTQYNASPHQFIEQRAEAYQAHYENMPLRSMSIPEGPDMRMYRKLTYGNLAEFNVLDTRQYRDDYEGSAIVSGEDAKVRLDSDRTILGDKQEKWLLGNLEQSEATWNVLAQQVVMAQIDRNPGAGKKFSMDQWDGFVADRERIFQAFNEFNVQNPVVLTGDIHRHLAANLKKDFTNPASETIGTEFVTTSIASGKDGEVHDDSADKWLSNDHVKLYNAQRGYVRCHVTPDKWDTDFLVLPYISTPGAPIETYASFTVENGKPGLQKLEKELVSK
- a CDS encoding L-lactate permease, which translates into the protein MLLLVALSAIIAPFVFLVIFRQPAVKGMFFSAIIVIMLALLVWGMGGAIVTASILQGIHKALTILLILFGAIVLLNTLRHTGAVDRINEGFRNISSDMRVQVIIVAFLFGALIEGAAGFGTPAAVTGPLMVALGFNPMAAAALALIADSSSVSFGAVGTPIQIGLSNIPGANLEFFNEIGVKVTLIDLFAGTFVPLALVIVITLFFGKKKSMGNVFELAPWALLIGAVYTGSALLYAVLFGQEFVAILASLTGLLVATFTARKGFLMPKTTWKDALQDDFEVKTEKSEMSLIKAWSPYLVVVGLLLITRIIDPIKEFTLTYVDLTWKNILGFEGITSGWEVLYSPGTVLVLAAVFAVIIQRKSFSNFAKASNESFKSIQTAGLALFSTLALVQVFTNSGINANDLVSMPQYIAEALAATFGPGWVFVAPFLGELGAFITGSATVSTLTFSPIQYSVASQVGMNPQIILALQVIGAAAGNMICVHNVVAASTVVGLTGKEGDIIRKTLIPAIGYALLAGVGGFILMSIM
- a CDS encoding YvrJ family protein — protein: MSEIANLSSMMQILANFGFPVLITLILLFRFEARVQQLEESHQELTETIHELRRDYHD
- a CDS encoding helix-turn-helix domain-containing protein, with amino-acid sequence MIKLIDLAEQAKHGNVDAVEDVLERFEPKIKRSLSQTTLQNQADLYQELSIKTMEIIHTYDADKVYGFWEFFNMLKDEQTKGLL
- a CDS encoding phage holin codes for the protein MITLDKGTVIRTIVLALALFNQILVIFGKSPLPFNGEELEQIVSAVFTVISSLVAWYKNNYITEKGKKQKMAIKNAGLQ
- a CDS encoding sigma-70 family RNA polymerase sigma factor, translating into MNLDCIPKMEQEPYEYANKFIRENETLFSNSLLQSFISIHEHKRLLDQFVRLPNPKTKEAVDHAFQRHYAEIRLIGMLSNNLKRCAVRYDQRRSRDYRQQLLILDQPVVNDEGTVTTNVDLMKDPQTIPVDQEVIEKESHLENKIENPGLYHAIHSLTPRQKAILESAYLFEMTDTEIAKRDQVSQQSISKARKQALQKMKNQLLEGK
- a CDS encoding alkaline phosphatase PhoX, with the translated sequence MNGEPNMDRRKFLKMSGMGTAAIALGTSGLLSLSGNRTLAAPGRSKGSFGGYGPLVKDPGGVLNLPRGFQYRILSEEGGKLSDGRPVPAMHDGMAAFPGKGNSTILVRNHELSRESDYPVIGKNPYHKDNIGGTTALVVGPDRKLQREYVTSAGTFRNCAGGGTPWGTWITCEETLVEGHGYVFEVDPLDPENKLSKTPIREMGLFSHEAVDVDPATGIVYMTEDADPSYLYRYLPTDRSQTIGSLQKGGTLQAAAIEELSQNEASNYYSSKKYGIVWKDVDPEKPSMEAGQKGCIQFSRLEGCHFVEGVFWFSDTDAGSKNLGRIYRYIPSTNTLELFYESTAANDLESPDNITVTPWGDLWIVEDGGASDRIIGLTPEGDTYVFAENALNNSEMAGPTFSPDGKTLFVNIQTPGLTFAIWGPFARRNRGRGRMMGHVAPPKNYGPKIGDKLSVFAEMQGMSDLEAAAFQRNGIPIL
- a CDS encoding TasA family protein, producing the protein MNIKNKLITSFVAAVLGICLITGGTSAYFSDTASTNNTITTGSLNLGLNKEAIFQVEAFVPGETQETQFKLTNEGSMDMKDITLTTSYEIVDKGEPNNGDNMGEYLVVELLSNQELIFEKTLAELNGNPQQIAKEFPAGSTAKQFMIRITFKDNGENQNHFQTDQLKLNWEFEAVQL
- the sipW gene encoding signal peptidase I SipW, encoding MKKTMVFKWTNRVVTGVLITLLISVAVLVISTKLTGGQPEVFGYQLKSVLSGSMEPGIQTGSLIAVKSVEEGEKSNFQPGDVITFVGEENKLITHRITKVSSTDKGAVYTTKGDNNDAPDSAPVLAENVVGLYTGFTIPYAGYAINFVQSSSGSILFMIIPGVLLLGYAGFTIWRTIRQLDKRLKNSAERAE